From Haloglomus litoreum, the proteins below share one genomic window:
- a CDS encoding CehA/McbA family metallohydrolase: MEESPFTIDPHVHSEGSYDGREPVELLLEHAADIDLDAIVVTDHDTIEESLRAARMAPAYGLVGVPGVEVSTADGHLLAIGVEECPRPGQPLPETVDRVRELGGVAVVPHPFQRTRHGVPRRRLAGVDVDGIETYNAWLFTGYRNRRAAAFARRYDHADLAGSDAHRVETVGRAFTALDLPTDGSVTADDVVAAIRRGDTAVHGRRAPLHRCAGHYVKGAARKSGYAARRAPGVATSVASALLPF, encoded by the coding sequence ATGGAGGAGTCCCCGTTCACCATCGACCCGCACGTCCACTCGGAGGGCTCCTACGACGGTCGCGAACCGGTGGAGTTGCTCCTCGAACACGCGGCCGATATCGACCTCGATGCCATCGTCGTCACCGACCACGACACCATCGAGGAGTCGCTGCGTGCGGCCCGCATGGCGCCGGCGTACGGCCTCGTCGGTGTCCCCGGCGTGGAGGTGTCGACGGCCGACGGCCACCTGCTCGCCATCGGCGTCGAGGAGTGCCCGCGACCCGGCCAACCGCTCCCCGAGACGGTGGATCGGGTGCGCGAACTGGGCGGCGTCGCCGTCGTCCCCCACCCGTTCCAGCGCACACGCCACGGCGTCCCGCGCCGCCGCCTCGCCGGCGTCGACGTGGACGGCATCGAGACCTACAACGCCTGGCTGTTCACGGGCTACCGGAACCGCCGCGCGGCGGCGTTCGCCCGTCGCTACGACCACGCCGACCTCGCGGGCAGCGACGCCCACCGCGTCGAGACCGTCGGCCGCGCGTTCACCGCGCTGGACCTGCCGACCGACGGGAGCGTCACGGCCGACGACGTGGTGGCGGCCATCCGCCGTGGCGACACGGCGGTCCACGGCCGTCGGGCGCCGCTCCACCGCTGCGCCGGCCACTACGTCAAGGGCGCCGCCCGGAAGTCCGGCTACGCGGCCCGGCGCGCACCCGGCGTCGCCACCTCGGTCGCGTCGGCGCTCCTGCCCTTCTAG
- a CDS encoding Hsp20/alpha crystallin family protein, with translation MVNRRYPFDEMDSMMNRMFRNMFDEFGGGLGRDYDGEGRMGRRDIHLSIEDADGGYVVVADLPGFEKEEIDLHFDDGYLTIEAEHEVSEGDDAMHYTRSRSAFERVRLPEGDIVVEDIAAEYHNGVLEIHVPMAEAMDDDDEGHRIDID, from the coding sequence ATGGTAAATCGACGCTACCCCTTCGACGAGATGGACAGCATGATGAACCGGATGTTCCGCAACATGTTCGACGAGTTCGGCGGCGGCCTCGGCCGCGACTACGACGGCGAGGGCCGGATGGGGCGACGCGACATCCACCTGAGCATCGAGGACGCCGACGGCGGCTACGTCGTCGTCGCCGACCTCCCGGGCTTCGAGAAGGAGGAGATCGACCTCCACTTCGACGACGGCTACCTCACCATCGAGGCCGAGCACGAGGTGAGCGAGGGCGACGACGCGATGCACTACACCCGCTCGCGCAGCGCGTTCGAGCGCGTCCGCCTCCCCGAGGGCGATATCGTCGTCGAGGACATCGCGGCCGAGTACCACAACGGCGTCCTCGAGATCCACGTCCCGATGGCCGAGGCGATGGACGACGACGACGAGGGCCACCGGATCGACATCGACTGA
- a CDS encoding PAS domain-containing sensor histidine kinase has translation MSQSILSGVVDDLDTAVIVHDPETGAVLDANPAVENLYGYRPEELTQLSVEEFSSESDQYTQERAERAIAATADGDEQEFEWQIKTSCGELRWANVRLHSVTVDGEEYVLAELDDITESKTRSRRLRLLYRLIRHNLRNDMTVIIGHADSLQQEVTDEQYRERLTTIKETAAEVGEMTDSVRDIFQIASSEESDATPTNVPDLLEDIIDEVEANYPEATVRLSVATPAVIAADGGLRAALYNAVENAVEHSRQAAPVVEVRIDTTTADRTVTVEVVDHGPTIPQMELDALDLHSQGTGTEHGTGVGLFVMKWCTESLGGDLDVRSAETGGNLVEFTFPMYEGDPEAGAQATV, from the coding sequence ATGAGCCAGTCGATTCTCTCCGGAGTCGTCGACGACCTGGACACCGCCGTCATCGTTCACGACCCGGAGACTGGGGCGGTCCTCGACGCGAACCCGGCGGTCGAGAACCTGTACGGCTATCGCCCGGAGGAACTGACCCAGCTGTCGGTCGAGGAGTTCAGCTCCGAGTCCGACCAGTACACACAGGAGCGGGCCGAACGGGCCATCGCCGCCACGGCGGACGGCGACGAGCAGGAGTTCGAGTGGCAGATCAAGACCAGCTGTGGCGAACTCCGGTGGGCCAACGTGCGGCTCCACAGCGTGACCGTCGATGGGGAGGAGTACGTCCTGGCCGAACTGGACGACATCACGGAGTCGAAGACCCGCTCACGGCGACTCCGACTGCTCTACCGGCTCATCCGCCACAACCTCCGCAACGACATGACGGTCATCATCGGGCACGCCGACTCCCTCCAGCAGGAGGTCACCGACGAGCAGTACCGGGAACGGTTGACGACGATCAAGGAGACCGCGGCGGAGGTGGGCGAGATGACCGATTCGGTCAGGGACATCTTCCAGATCGCGTCCAGCGAGGAGTCCGACGCCACCCCGACGAACGTTCCGGACCTCCTCGAGGACATCATCGACGAGGTCGAAGCCAACTATCCGGAGGCGACGGTCCGGCTCAGCGTCGCGACCCCCGCCGTCATCGCCGCGGACGGCGGGCTGAGAGCCGCGCTGTACAACGCCGTCGAGAACGCCGTCGAACACAGTCGACAGGCCGCGCCCGTCGTCGAGGTGCGCATCGACACCACCACGGCCGACCGGACGGTGACCGTCGAGGTGGTCGACCACGGTCCGACCATCCCACAGATGGAACTGGACGCGCTCGACCTGCACAGCCAGGGGACCGGAACCGAGCACGGGACCGGCGTCGGACTGTTCGTCATGAAGTGGTGTACGGAGTCGCTGGGGGGCGACCTCGACGTCCGCTCCGCCGAGACGGGCGGCAACCTCGTCGAGTTCACCTTCCCCATGTACGAGGGAGACCCGGAGGCCGGTGCCCAGGCGACCGTATAG
- a CDS encoding AMP-dependent synthetase/ligase yields MSANTEPPWLQAERDYTDEVIGENTIPQLFAESAGRHATRDAQWYKGGIYQRSLADGIVPAAPKGQYAALTYDEMLNIVQRVGTGLREIGMDTGDRVGIFADTRMEWAQSDLAVLSAGGVVTTVYTESSPRQVRYLLDDPDADGVVVENEELLERVLEVEDDLDLEFIVVIDELEDEEYAGRMDVFTLADVYRRGDEAFDPEQWDEWLHSRDPEDLASLIYTSGTTGQPKGVQLSHANFRANINGVRKRFGPRDDKPADVPTLDETARSLSFLPLAHVFERTAGNFVMFASGGTVAYAESTDTIAEDIQLVEPTTATSVPRVYERIFDQMRAQATESDTKERIFEWAIEVGREHARTERPALGLRVKYAIANKLVFSQVKEQMGGNIDFFISGGGSLSKRLAELFEGMGLPILEGYGLTETAPVVSTNPPEDPRPGTLGPALVNVDLKLDSSVITTEQAQKARPDSQIGELLVKGPNVTEGYWQKPEATMDAFTKDGWFRTGDIIERTNDGYLVYHDRLKQLLVLDTGKNVAPGPIEDAFATSDRIQQVMVMGDNEKFVSALVVPDFEAIRRWADREGIDIPDTNEGICDDPQVRQYVQEEVERVNQEFEKYERIKEFRMVPVEWTPENDLLTPSMKVKRRNVLDRFSGQYDAIYGEEEARAAAADD; encoded by the coding sequence ATGTCAGCCAACACCGAACCGCCGTGGCTCCAGGCCGAGCGGGACTACACCGACGAGGTCATCGGGGAGAACACGATCCCGCAGCTGTTCGCCGAGAGCGCGGGTCGGCACGCGACCCGGGATGCGCAGTGGTACAAGGGGGGGATCTACCAGCGCTCGCTCGCCGACGGCATCGTGCCGGCGGCGCCGAAGGGCCAGTACGCCGCGCTGACCTACGACGAGATGCTGAACATCGTCCAGCGGGTCGGGACCGGGCTCCGCGAGATCGGGATGGACACGGGCGACCGGGTCGGCATCTTCGCCGACACGCGGATGGAGTGGGCCCAGAGCGACCTCGCCGTCCTCTCGGCGGGCGGCGTCGTCACGACCGTCTACACCGAATCGAGCCCGCGGCAGGTCCGGTACCTGCTCGACGACCCGGACGCCGACGGTGTCGTCGTCGAGAACGAGGAGCTGCTTGAGCGAGTCCTCGAGGTCGAGGACGACCTCGACCTGGAGTTCATCGTCGTCATCGACGAACTGGAGGACGAGGAGTACGCGGGGCGGATGGACGTGTTCACGCTGGCGGACGTCTACCGGCGCGGCGACGAGGCCTTCGACCCCGAGCAGTGGGACGAGTGGCTCCACAGCCGCGACCCCGAGGACCTCGCGAGCCTCATCTACACCTCCGGGACGACCGGGCAGCCGAAGGGGGTCCAGCTGAGCCACGCCAACTTCCGGGCCAACATCAACGGCGTCCGCAAGCGGTTCGGGCCCCGGGACGACAAGCCCGCGGACGTGCCGACGCTGGACGAGACCGCGCGCTCGCTGTCCTTCCTCCCGCTGGCGCACGTCTTCGAGCGGACGGCGGGCAACTTCGTGATGTTCGCCTCCGGCGGGACCGTCGCCTACGCCGAGTCGACCGACACCATCGCCGAGGACATCCAGCTCGTCGAGCCGACGACGGCGACGAGCGTCCCGCGGGTGTACGAGCGCATCTTCGACCAGATGCGCGCCCAGGCCACCGAGTCCGACACCAAGGAGCGCATCTTCGAGTGGGCCATCGAGGTCGGGCGCGAACACGCCCGCACGGAGCGCCCCGCACTCGGACTCCGGGTCAAGTACGCCATCGCGAACAAACTCGTCTTCTCGCAGGTCAAAGAGCAGATGGGCGGCAACATCGACTTCTTCATCTCCGGCGGCGGCTCGCTCTCGAAGCGGCTCGCCGAGCTGTTCGAGGGGATGGGCCTGCCCATCCTGGAGGGGTACGGCCTCACGGAGACCGCGCCGGTCGTCTCGACGAACCCGCCGGAGGACCCGCGTCCCGGTACGCTGGGCCCGGCGCTCGTGAACGTCGACCTCAAACTCGATAGCTCCGTCATCACGACCGAGCAGGCCCAGAAGGCTCGCCCGGACAGCCAGATCGGCGAACTGCTGGTGAAGGGCCCCAACGTGACCGAGGGCTACTGGCAGAAGCCCGAGGCGACGATGGACGCCTTCACGAAGGACGGCTGGTTCCGGACCGGCGACATCATCGAGCGAACGAACGACGGCTACCTGGTCTACCACGACCGGCTCAAGCAGTTGCTCGTGCTCGACACCGGGAAGAACGTGGCGCCGGGGCCCATCGAGGACGCGTTCGCCACCTCCGACCGCATCCAGCAGGTGATGGTGATGGGCGACAACGAGAAGTTCGTCTCCGCGCTGGTCGTGCCGGACTTCGAGGCCATCCGCCGCTGGGCCGACCGCGAGGGCATCGACATCCCGGACACGAACGAGGGCATCTGCGACGACCCGCAGGTCCGCCAGTACGTGCAGGAGGAGGTCGAGCGCGTCAACCAGGAGTTCGAGAAGTACGAGCGCATCAAGGAGTTCCGGATGGTCCCCGTCGAGTGGACCCCGGAGAACGACCTCCTGACGCCGTCGATGAAGGTCAAGCGCCGGAACGTGCTGGACCGCTTCTCCGGGCAGTACGACGCCATCTACGGCGAGGAGGAGGCCCGCGCCGCAGCCGCCGACGACTGA